Sequence from the Hamadaea flava genome:
GGGGATCACTTCAACCGGCGCTGGCTGCTGATGGCCGGCACGACGATCTGGGCCGCGGGCACCTTCGGCACCGCGCAGGCGCAGAACTACGGGGCGTTCTTCGCCGGGCAGCTCGTGGCGGCGGTGGGCCTCGGCGCGGTCGGCTCGGTCGGATTCTCGGTCGTCAGCGACCTGATCTCGCCCCGCCGCCGAGGCCTGATCATGAGCCTGTTCGGGCTGTCCCAGGGCGTCGGCACGCTCGCCGGAACGCTGATGGGCGGCGTGCTCGGCGCCGAGGACTGGCGTCGCCCGTTCACCCTGCTTGCGGTGATCGGCCTGGGCGCGACGGCGGCGTACCTGCCGACGGCCAGCATCCGCCGGGGGCAGAGCGAACCGGCGCTCAAGGAGGTCTTCGAGGCCGGCGGCGAGTACGACTACCGGATCAGCCGCGCCGACCTGCCGAAGATCGCCCGGCACCGGACCAACATCTGGCTGGTGCTGCAAGGTGTGACGGCGCAGCTGACCTTCGGCTCGCTCGTCTGGCTGCCCCGCCTGCTCCAGGCGAAGGCGGAGGCGCAGGGCTACCCGCAGGACACCGCGATCGTCATCGGCACCATCTTCGCCACGATCTTCCAGCTCGGCGGGGCGCTGTCGATCATCGGCGGCCTCGTCGGCGACCGGTTGCAGCGGCGTACGCCGAGAGGCCGGGCCCTGGTGGCGGCGGTCGGCGTCCTCGCCGGCATCCCGTTCTACGTGATCCTGTTCTTCCTGCCGCTCCAGGTCGACATCGCCGAGGACGCCGGAGCCGGTGGGGTCACGGCCAGCGTCCTGCGCAGCCTGGTCACCGAGCCGCTGATGGGGCTGGCTGCCGTGATGGCCCTGATCGCCCTCGCGCTGTCCTCGGCGAACTCGCCGAACTGGTTCGCCTTGATCGCCGACGTGAACCTGCCCGAGCATCGCGGCACCGTCTACAGCGTCGGCAACCTCGCCAACGGCGTCGGCCGGGCGGCCGGCAACAGCCTGGTCGGCGTCGTCTTCAGCGCGCTGTCGCGAGGGCTGCCCCCGCCGTGGAACTACGCGACCGGGCTCGCCCTGTTCCAGGTCTTCTTCCTCCCGACCGGTGTCATGTACTGGCTCGCCTCGAAGACCTCGCCCCGGGACATCGCCGACGTCGACCAGGTGCTGCACGAACGAGCCGAAGCGAGGGCCACTGCGTCGTGAAGCCGGCCCGCCCGAGGAGAGGCCCGGGTCACTGCGTCGTGAAGCTGGTCCGCAGCCGATAACGCGATCCGGCGTACGCGACGACCGACAGCAGCGCCGGCCGCCCCGCTGCCGACAGGACCACCTGGTGCAGGAAGAGCACGGCGGCGCCGTCGGTCAGCTCCAGGTGCCCGGCCAGCTCGGCGTCGGCGGGCCGGGCCTCG
This genomic interval carries:
- a CDS encoding MFS transporter encodes the protein MQRVHRLYTVVVFVILASLDNVAAGLVPPLYSPISSDLHVPEAAIAAVTATGFLVSAVVAVGWAYAGDHFNRRWLLMAGTTIWAAGTFGTAQAQNYGAFFAGQLVAAVGLGAVGSVGFSVVSDLISPRRRGLIMSLFGLSQGVGTLAGTLMGGVLGAEDWRRPFTLLAVIGLGATAAYLPTASIRRGQSEPALKEVFEAGGEYDYRISRADLPKIARHRTNIWLVLQGVTAQLTFGSLVWLPRLLQAKAEAQGYPQDTAIVIGTIFATIFQLGGALSIIGGLVGDRLQRRTPRGRALVAAVGVLAGIPFYVILFFLPLQVDIAEDAGAGGVTASVLRSLVTEPLMGLAAVMALIALALSSANSPNWFALIADVNLPEHRGTVYSVGNLANGVGRAAGNSLVGVVFSALSRGLPPPWNYATGLALFQVFFLPTGVMYWLASKTSPRDIADVDQVLHERAEARATAS